A genome region from Skermanella rosea includes the following:
- a CDS encoding calcium-binding protein, whose product MPSISETTPTAAAGNDSAAPAIAPELFQVRATAPVVKAPALPSASRPGEIVAVQLQNNSDGTEDAGLITFGQVFGKGDLGGGSHLVGVVDGREIPVQMDVKATHADGSVRHAILTIAQPALAAGEVATVMLEAADHGPGGTAIRPADVLRSGYDVDINLTVRGASGTATRFKVDAAAELEKATAAGTLKTWMSGPLASEFRVVKPLDDHLAVTLDIRAFDDGTVRTDVTVGVESSYRPGLPTFYNYDVELLDQGRVAFEKDGIAHHRNSRWHKEVWSGDAPGVHVAQDVGYLKSSGAVVGIDTSLGVTAGSLGLPSTADTGPMGNATIMKKMTEVGGRGDLGIMPIWNARYLASQDERALETMLANADASGSIPWHYRDESTGEYLRIDDHPDLWMDGRTQWPQFGDDGLTNGFANGAAAGWEFDTAHQPALNYLPYLVTGSQYYLDGLMAQTAYSIASFAPHYRGQEEGFLDFDQVRGRAWTWRNMSDAAYATPDEHPLKAYFVKLLDSNLDSLVARHIVDGQGDKYGEFEGFLRHDMWPDGDLLVWQSDFVVLALGTMAQRGSEQAVKMLEWMDNFTSGRFINEENGFDPRFGSAYMFKVNAPGNGPAYDTWEELFQRSFGNAPADPPDGIQGWPSSPFAYAANARAAVSAIFTATQSADAMEAFGYLTKEMVKARGADGFHADPTWNVAPRLPDGDTLEFDQIRIARGPEDQILRGAEGNELIHGSAGDDTVTGEGGIDILFGGQGNDALSGGAGDDFLYGGAGDDRIAGGAGDDYLKGNGGADRFEFGSNAGGRDIVADFKRGSDLIEIEADLDGNGLTTAAQVLGAAEADGSGNAVLDLGNGLEVTVLGLAPDEMTAGMIRMI is encoded by the coding sequence ATGCCATCCATTTCCGAGACGACCCCCACGGCCGCCGCCGGGAACGATTCCGCCGCGCCGGCGATCGCGCCCGAGCTTTTTCAGGTCCGTGCCACAGCTCCGGTCGTCAAGGCACCTGCCCTGCCCTCCGCATCGAGGCCGGGCGAGATCGTCGCCGTTCAGCTTCAGAACAATTCCGATGGCACCGAAGACGCCGGACTGATCACCTTCGGTCAGGTGTTCGGCAAGGGCGACCTGGGCGGCGGCAGCCATCTGGTCGGGGTTGTCGACGGTCGTGAAATCCCGGTCCAGATGGATGTCAAGGCGACCCACGCCGATGGCTCCGTGCGCCACGCCATCCTGACCATCGCGCAGCCGGCCCTGGCGGCGGGCGAGGTCGCGACCGTGATGTTGGAGGCCGCGGACCATGGACCGGGCGGGACGGCGATCAGGCCGGCGGATGTCCTCCGGAGCGGCTACGACGTCGATATCAACCTGACCGTCAGGGGCGCCAGCGGAACGGCGACCCGGTTCAAGGTGGACGCCGCCGCGGAACTGGAGAAGGCGACAGCCGCTGGCACCCTCAAGACCTGGATGAGCGGGCCGCTCGCATCCGAGTTCCGTGTCGTCAAGCCTCTCGACGATCATCTCGCCGTAACCCTCGATATCCGCGCTTTCGATGACGGCACGGTCCGTACCGACGTGACCGTCGGTGTGGAGTCGTCCTACCGGCCGGGCCTTCCGACCTTCTACAACTACGACGTCGAACTGCTCGATCAGGGCCGTGTCGCCTTCGAGAAGGACGGTATCGCTCACCACCGCAACAGCCGCTGGCACAAGGAAGTCTGGTCAGGGGACGCTCCCGGCGTCCATGTGGCGCAGGATGTCGGATACCTGAAATCGAGCGGGGCCGTCGTCGGCATCGATACGTCCCTCGGCGTGACCGCGGGCAGCCTCGGTCTCCCCTCGACTGCCGACACCGGCCCGATGGGCAACGCCACGATCATGAAGAAGATGACGGAAGTCGGCGGACGCGGCGACCTCGGCATCATGCCGATCTGGAACGCCCGCTACCTGGCGAGCCAGGATGAACGGGCCCTGGAAACCATGCTGGCCAACGCCGATGCCTCCGGCAGCATCCCCTGGCATTATCGCGACGAGAGCACGGGCGAGTACCTGCGCATCGACGATCACCCCGATCTGTGGATGGATGGCCGTACCCAGTGGCCGCAGTTCGGCGACGATGGGCTGACCAACGGCTTCGCCAACGGAGCCGCGGCGGGATGGGAGTTCGACACGGCCCATCAGCCGGCCCTCAACTACCTGCCCTATCTCGTCACCGGCTCGCAATACTACCTGGACGGCCTGATGGCCCAGACCGCTTACAGCATCGCGTCGTTCGCCCCGCACTACCGTGGGCAGGAAGAAGGCTTCCTCGATTTCGACCAGGTGCGCGGACGGGCCTGGACGTGGCGCAACATGAGCGACGCCGCCTATGCCACGCCCGACGAGCACCCCCTGAAGGCCTATTTCGTCAAGCTGCTGGACAGCAACCTCGACTCCCTGGTCGCCCGCCACATCGTCGATGGACAGGGAGACAAGTACGGCGAGTTCGAGGGCTTTCTTCGCCACGACATGTGGCCGGACGGCGACCTGCTGGTCTGGCAATCCGACTTCGTCGTGCTAGCACTCGGCACCATGGCGCAACGGGGTAGCGAACAGGCCGTGAAGATGCTGGAGTGGATGGACAACTTCACCTCGGGCCGCTTCATCAACGAGGAGAACGGCTTCGATCCGCGCTTCGGCTCGGCCTATATGTTCAAGGTCAATGCCCCCGGCAACGGCCCCGCCTATGACACCTGGGAAGAGCTGTTCCAGCGCAGCTTCGGCAACGCGCCGGCCGATCCGCCGGACGGCATCCAGGGGTGGCCCAGCTCTCCCTTCGCCTACGCGGCCAATGCCCGGGCGGCGGTCTCCGCGATCTTCACCGCCACGCAATCGGCCGACGCCATGGAAGCCTTCGGCTACCTGACGAAGGAAATGGTCAAGGCCCGGGGTGCCGATGGGTTCCACGCCGATCCCACCTGGAACGTGGCCCCCCGACTGCCGGATGGCGATACGCTCGAGTTCGACCAGATCCGCATCGCTCGCGGCCCGGAAGACCAGATCCTGCGGGGGGCGGAGGGCAACGAGCTGATCCATGGCTCGGCCGGCGACGATACCGTGACGGGCGAGGGCGGCATCGACATCCTGTTCGGCGGGCAGGGGAACGACGCCCTTTCCGGCGGTGCAGGGGACGATTTCCTGTATGGCGGTGCAGGCGACGATCGCATCGCGGGAGGGGCGGGCGACGACTACCTCAAAGGCAACGGCGGGGCCGACCGGTTCGAGTTCGGCTCCAATGCCGGTGGACGGGACATTGTCGCGGACTTCAAGAGGGGATCGGACCTCATCGAGATCGAGGCCGACCTCGATGGCAACGGCCTGACCACCGCCGCACAGGTGCTCGGTGCGGCCGAGGCCGACGGTTCCGGCAATGCGGTGCTCGATCTGGGCAACGGCCTGGAAGTCACCGTCCTCGGCCTCGCCCCGGACGAGATGACCGCCGGCATGATCCGGATGATCTGA
- a CDS encoding ParA family protein has translation MARTVKTTSTGSGTLVEDRDAGAKAPPATKRTFHLAVTNLKGGVAKTTTAVNVAWGLVDAGMSCLVVDLDMQANATSDLGFDISEVRENGLNMASVLRGQCEIESILLQYGDTELWVAPSSKALTDAERTLSSEIGGEKRLSQKLSAVQGRFDVIIFDCGPNLNLLTINALSLADYLIIPVQTEYLAAHGTLSLLDTVAQVRDNYNPGLTILPILPTMYTAKNSQEQATLGELNRLVSDLVPIFEPVPRATVFSKASAAGHPALRASARSKAVATYRDYVKLILKHIRAAQAAQAKAG, from the coding sequence ATGGCGCGAACCGTCAAGACGACAAGCACAGGTTCCGGAACGCTCGTCGAGGATCGAGACGCCGGCGCAAAGGCGCCCCCGGCCACCAAACGCACCTTCCATCTCGCGGTCACCAACCTGAAGGGCGGCGTCGCCAAGACGACTACGGCGGTCAATGTGGCCTGGGGACTGGTCGATGCGGGAATGAGTTGCCTCGTGGTCGATCTGGACATGCAGGCGAACGCCACCTCGGACCTTGGCTTCGACATCAGCGAGGTCCGCGAGAACGGCTTGAACATGGCGTCCGTCCTGCGCGGGCAGTGCGAGATCGAGAGCATCCTCCTCCAGTACGGCGACACGGAGCTCTGGGTTGCCCCAAGCTCCAAGGCCCTGACGGACGCAGAACGGACGCTGAGCAGCGAAATCGGCGGAGAGAAGCGGCTGAGCCAGAAGCTGTCGGCTGTGCAGGGCCGGTTCGACGTCATCATCTTCGACTGCGGTCCCAACCTGAACCTGTTGACGATCAACGCGCTCAGCCTCGCCGATTACCTGATCATCCCGGTGCAGACCGAGTATCTGGCGGCCCACGGGACCCTGAGCCTGCTGGATACGGTCGCCCAGGTTCGGGACAACTATAATCCGGGGCTGACCATCCTCCCGATCCTGCCGACCATGTACACGGCCAAGAACAGCCAGGAGCAGGCGACGCTGGGCGAACTGAACCGGCTGGTGTCGGACCTTGTCCCGATCTTCGAGCCGGTTCCGCGGGCCACGGTCTTCAGCAAGGCCTCGGCGGCCGGCCACCCTGCCCTGCGCGCCAGCGCGCGGTCCAAGGCCGTCGCGACTTACCGCGACTATGTGAAGCTCATCCTCAAGCACATCAGAGCGGCCCAGGCGGCTCAAGCAAAGGCTGGTTGA
- a CDS encoding ParB/RepB/Spo0J family partition protein, with protein MANLLARRSSDNIQRQVKELAAKGGEADPNGRQQRIPVSSVKPNPNQPRKNVDPGKIAALAENIRKVGLINPITVVWLSEGEYELRAGQRRLLAHEHLGETTILARVFLKSDPAVAIAENLMREDLDVVETALAFRGLMEQLGITDQTAVADLVGMERSRISRFLGVLRMPQDILDEYQDMADQVSAARLFEVASAGTEDRQRQLWHLAKAGLTERELRDAKRGDAPVEIGTRQPSRQAVASDRNIRPMKPGKQILGIIDRLSATMDDWESRQAQVDEDHRMRLESLRDQIDRLLKA; from the coding sequence ATGGCTAATCTTCTCGCCCGTCGCTCGTCGGACAATATCCAGCGCCAGGTCAAGGAACTGGCCGCCAAGGGAGGCGAAGCCGATCCCAACGGCCGCCAGCAACGTATCCCCGTCTCCAGCGTCAAGCCCAATCCGAACCAGCCGCGCAAGAACGTCGACCCCGGCAAGATCGCGGCATTGGCCGAGAACATCCGCAAGGTCGGGCTGATCAATCCCATCACCGTCGTCTGGCTTTCCGAGGGCGAGTACGAACTGCGCGCCGGGCAGCGGCGCCTGCTGGCTCACGAGCACCTGGGCGAGACGACGATCCTGGCGCGGGTCTTCCTGAAGAGCGATCCCGCGGTTGCCATCGCCGAGAACCTGATGCGCGAAGACCTGGACGTGGTCGAAACAGCGTTGGCGTTTCGCGGGCTGATGGAGCAACTCGGCATCACCGACCAGACTGCGGTCGCCGATCTCGTCGGCATGGAGCGATCGCGCATCAGCCGGTTCCTGGGGGTGCTCCGGATGCCGCAGGATATCCTGGACGAATACCAGGACATGGCGGACCAGGTTTCGGCGGCACGGCTGTTCGAAGTCGCCTCGGCCGGGACCGAGGACCGCCAGCGCCAACTGTGGCATCTGGCCAAGGCCGGCCTGACCGAACGCGAACTCCGCGACGCGAAGCGCGGCGACGCTCCCGTCGAGATCGGCACCAGGCAGCCGTCCCGCCAAGCCGTCGCGAGCGACCGGAACATCAGGCCGATGAAGCCGGGCAAGCAGATACTCGGCATCATCGACCGACTGTCCGCAACCATGGACGATTGGGAGAGCCGGCAGGCGCAGGTCGACGAGGATCACCGGATGCGGCTTGAGAGCCTGCGGGATCAGATCGATCGTCTGCTGAAGGCCTGA
- a CDS encoding FAD-dependent oxidoreductase: MFIDINGLDEHAELEADICIIGAGPAGISMARDLIGTPVRVLLLESGELEFDGDTQELYASESVGIPYFALDQSRLRYFGGSSNHWDNWCGEFEPIDLRQRSWVPDSGWPFGIEELFPYYDRARPLCGLPPRRSTEWIQERMGVPPLPFDGSRLKYHFWEIAAPPIRFGEAYGAELRDAPNIRVVFNANATELRTDEAGGVITWVELRSLKGRVMTARARFVVLACGGMENARLMLDSDRVQPNGIGNRHDLVGRYFMDHPLDRVGSIVTSDPMKLIDALRTSRRGKHFYFPSVVLTEAAMEREQVLNSRIQLRFTTTENTLQMLQRVGRAVAAGQVPSRPVETVGELLLNADIVAYNLYRRMIADLPIVPKPASVTEVLFTFQAEQAPNPDSRIMLSDKRDALGSRQMVLDWRLSELDKRSLYVQTKLLGAELARMGLGLFRMEPWLADRANNWSPDVVIGYHHMGTTRMADDERRGVVDRHCRVHGMDNLYIAGSSVFPTGSNINPTLTIVALALRLTDHLKQRVATTT, translated from the coding sequence ATGTTCATCGACATCAACGGCCTGGACGAGCATGCCGAGCTCGAGGCCGACATCTGCATCATCGGCGCCGGACCCGCCGGCATCAGCATGGCCCGCGATCTGATCGGCACACCGGTACGCGTTCTCCTGCTCGAAAGCGGGGAACTGGAGTTCGACGGGGATACCCAGGAGCTCTATGCCAGCGAGAGCGTCGGCATCCCCTACTTCGCGCTGGACCAGAGCCGGCTCCGCTATTTCGGGGGCTCGTCCAACCACTGGGACAACTGGTGCGGGGAGTTCGAACCGATCGACCTCCGGCAGCGGTCCTGGGTGCCCGACAGCGGATGGCCCTTCGGCATCGAGGAGCTTTTTCCCTATTACGACCGCGCACGCCCGCTCTGCGGGCTGCCGCCGCGCCGCTCGACCGAGTGGATCCAGGAACGTATGGGTGTGCCTCCCCTCCCCTTCGACGGATCCCGCCTGAAATATCATTTCTGGGAGATCGCCGCGCCGCCGATCCGTTTCGGAGAGGCCTACGGGGCTGAACTGCGCGACGCTCCCAACATCCGCGTCGTCTTCAACGCCAACGCCACGGAACTGAGGACGGACGAGGCCGGCGGCGTGATCACCTGGGTCGAACTCCGTTCCCTGAAAGGCCGCGTGATGACGGCACGGGCGCGCTTCGTCGTCCTGGCGTGCGGCGGCATGGAGAATGCCCGGCTGATGCTGGACTCCGATCGCGTCCAGCCCAACGGCATCGGCAATCGGCATGACCTGGTCGGCCGCTATTTCATGGACCATCCGCTGGATCGCGTGGGCAGCATCGTAACCAGCGATCCCATGAAGCTCATCGACGCGCTTCGGACCAGCCGCCGCGGCAAGCATTTCTACTTCCCGTCGGTCGTCCTGACGGAGGCGGCGATGGAGAGGGAGCAGGTCCTGAACAGCCGGATCCAGCTCCGCTTCACGACCACCGAGAATACGCTCCAGATGCTCCAGCGGGTGGGCAGGGCGGTGGCGGCGGGGCAGGTGCCGTCCAGGCCGGTCGAAACGGTCGGCGAGCTTTTGTTGAATGCCGATATCGTGGCCTACAATCTCTACCGCCGCATGATCGCCGACCTGCCGATCGTGCCGAAGCCCGCCAGCGTCACCGAAGTGCTGTTCACGTTCCAGGCGGAGCAGGCCCCGAACCCGGACAGCCGGATCATGCTCTCCGACAAGCGCGACGCCCTGGGCAGCCGGCAGATGGTCCTGGATTGGCGGCTATCCGAACTGGACAAGAGATCGCTCTATGTCCAAACCAAACTGCTGGGGGCGGAACTGGCCCGGATGGGCCTGGGCCTGTTCCGGATGGAGCCCTGGCTCGCCGATAGGGCGAACAACTGGAGCCCCGACGTGGTGATCGGCTATCACCACATGGGAACGACCCGGATGGCGGACGACGAGAGGCGAGGGGTCGTCGACCGCCATTGCAGGGTGCACGGGATGGACAACCTTTACATCGCCGGAAGCTCCGTCTTTCCGACCGGCAGCAACATCAATCCCACATTGACCATCGTGGCGCTGGCCCTCAGGTTGACCGACCACCTGAAACAGCGGGTTGCCACCACGACGTGA
- a CDS encoding NAD(P)H-dependent flavin oxidoreductase: protein MNQWPDRRILDLFGIDLPIIQAPMAGATTPEMVIAVSEAGGLGSLPCAMYSAAQAREALDTIRRATSRPINLNFFCHRQPAIDGARAMAWRARLAPYYVEHGLDPEAPVPVSNRAPFDGEFCSLVEEYRPETVSFHFGLPDRTLLERVKATGARIISSATTVAEARWLEERGCDAIVAMGIEAGGHRGTFLGQDLMADMDRQVGTFALVPQVADAVRVPVIAAGGIMDARGIVAALALGASAVQIGTAYLFTPEAKVSAMHREALRTAAADDTVVTNVFTGRPARGIVNRIIAEVGPLSPLAPEFPLAGGALVPLRGLTEPAGSPDFTNMWAGQGAPLGREMPSGDLTRHLAAEALEKGGRG from the coding sequence ATGAATCAATGGCCAGACCGTCGCATCCTCGACCTTTTCGGCATCGATCTTCCGATCATCCAGGCTCCCATGGCCGGGGCGACCACGCCGGAAATGGTGATCGCGGTCAGCGAGGCCGGCGGGTTGGGCTCGCTGCCCTGTGCAATGTACAGCGCCGCCCAGGCGCGCGAGGCGCTGGACACGATCCGCCGGGCCACGTCCCGCCCGATCAACCTCAATTTCTTCTGCCACAGACAGCCGGCGATCGACGGCGCACGCGCCATGGCATGGCGGGCGCGGCTGGCGCCGTACTATGTCGAGCACGGCCTCGATCCCGAAGCACCGGTCCCGGTTTCCAACCGCGCGCCGTTCGACGGGGAGTTCTGCTCCCTGGTCGAGGAGTACAGGCCCGAAACCGTCAGCTTCCATTTCGGTCTTCCCGACAGGACGTTGCTGGAGAGGGTAAAGGCGACGGGCGCCCGGATCATCTCCTCGGCGACCACCGTCGCCGAGGCCCGTTGGCTGGAGGAACGGGGCTGCGACGCCATCGTTGCCATGGGCATTGAAGCCGGCGGGCACCGGGGGACCTTCCTGGGACAGGATCTCATGGCCGACATGGATCGCCAGGTCGGCACCTTCGCGCTGGTGCCGCAGGTCGCCGATGCCGTCCGGGTCCCGGTGATCGCGGCCGGCGGGATCATGGACGCGCGCGGGATCGTCGCCGCCCTCGCGCTGGGTGCCTCCGCCGTGCAGATCGGTACGGCTTACCTGTTCACGCCGGAAGCGAAGGTTTCCGCCATGCACCGCGAGGCGCTCAGGACGGCGGCAGCCGACGACACCGTCGTCACCAACGTCTTCACCGGGCGCCCGGCGCGCGGGATCGTCAACCGCATCATCGCCGAGGTCGGGCCGCTGTCGCCGCTCGCCCCGGAATTTCCGCTGGCCGGCGGAGCCCTGGTGCCCTTGAGAGGACTGACCGAGCCGGCCGGCTCGCCGGACTTCACCAACATGTGGGCGGGGCAGGGGGCACCGCTGGGCCGCGAAATGCCGTCCGGCGATCTCACGCGTCACCTCGCGGCGGAAGCACTGGAGAAGGGGGGCAGGGGCTGA
- a CDS encoding ABC transporter permease, which yields MSDALRRFAGNRIAMAGLVLIAVIVGAALLAPLLAPFDPNEQFFEGLTLEGAPLPPNGTFWLGTDQLGRDLLSRLIYGARTSLVVGVLANGVAVLVGTLLGVVAGYARGVVGAAIMRFTDLMMAFPALLLAIALAAIFSPSLLIVALVIAMVNWVQIARVVYTETTALAERDYIEACRALGAGWPRILFRHIVPHLVPTVLVYATLGIATTVLLEATLSFLGIGVRPPEPSWGNIIYENQTYFANAPWLVFIPGAAILLLALAFNLVGDGLRDALDPTQRGR from the coding sequence ATGTCTGATGCCCTGAGGCGCTTTGCCGGCAACCGCATCGCCATGGCGGGGCTGGTCCTGATCGCCGTCATCGTCGGGGCTGCGCTGTTGGCGCCCCTGCTGGCCCCGTTCGATCCCAACGAGCAGTTCTTCGAAGGCCTGACCCTGGAAGGGGCGCCGCTGCCGCCCAACGGAACCTTCTGGCTGGGGACCGACCAGCTCGGCCGCGACCTGCTGTCCCGCCTGATCTACGGCGCACGCACCTCCCTGGTGGTCGGCGTGCTGGCGAACGGGGTGGCCGTCCTGGTCGGCACGCTGCTGGGCGTCGTCGCCGGCTATGCGCGGGGCGTAGTCGGGGCCGCGATCATGCGCTTCACCGACCTGATGATGGCGTTCCCGGCGCTGCTCCTGGCGATCGCGCTGGCGGCGATCTTCAGCCCGTCGCTGCTGATCGTGGCCCTGGTCATCGCCATGGTAAACTGGGTGCAGATCGCCCGCGTCGTCTATACCGAGACGACGGCGCTGGCCGAGCGGGACTATATCGAGGCGTGCCGGGCGCTGGGTGCCGGCTGGCCGCGCATCCTGTTCCGCCATATCGTGCCGCATCTGGTCCCGACCGTGCTGGTCTATGCCACGCTCGGCATCGCCACGACGGTCCTGCTGGAAGCGACCCTGTCGTTCCTCGGCATCGGCGTCCGCCCGCCGGAGCCCTCCTGGGGCAACATCATCTACGAGAACCAGACCTATTTCGCCAATGCGCCCTGGCTGGTGTTCATCCCCGGCGCCGCGATCCTGCTGCTGGCGCTGGCCTTCAACCTTGTCGGCGATGGGCTGCGCGACGCGCTCGACCCGACCCAGCGGGGCCGGTGA
- a CDS encoding ABC transporter permease — translation MAGYLARRVVQAVLILLGVTFVTFILLYLLPADPARQIAGRSATAATVQSIRQQLGLDLPLWQQYLRYLGNLVQGDMGRSYIQRTEVASLVWSRLPATLLLMAGAIVCELAIGLAAGILAAVRRGRPTDTAIMVASFLGVSAPQFVVGILLLYVFAVQLGWFPIGGYGTFAHLVLPSLTLGILGGGWYSRMARSSMVDVLRQDYIRTARAKGAGGRRIVFVHALRNAVLPLIAMIGLDIGIFMSGAVVVESVFGWPGIGQLTWQAIQQVDIPVIMGVTLTAAVFIVLGNLLADLIAPLADPRIKLR, via the coding sequence ATGGCGGGATATCTTGCCCGGCGTGTCGTCCAGGCGGTGCTGATCCTCCTGGGCGTCACCTTCGTCACCTTCATCCTGCTCTACTTGCTGCCGGCCGACCCGGCGCGCCAGATCGCCGGGCGGTCGGCGACGGCGGCGACGGTGCAGTCGATCCGCCAGCAGCTCGGGCTCGACCTGCCGCTCTGGCAGCAGTACCTGCGCTACCTGGGCAACCTCGTCCAGGGCGACATGGGGCGTTCCTACATCCAGAGGACGGAGGTCGCCTCCCTGGTCTGGAGCCGGCTGCCCGCGACCCTGCTGCTGATGGCCGGCGCCATCGTCTGCGAACTGGCGATCGGGCTGGCGGCGGGCATCCTGGCGGCGGTCAGGCGGGGACGGCCGACCGACACGGCGATCATGGTGGCCTCCTTCCTGGGAGTATCGGCGCCGCAATTCGTGGTAGGCATCCTGCTGCTCTACGTGTTCGCGGTCCAGCTCGGCTGGTTCCCGATCGGCGGCTACGGCACCTTCGCCCATCTGGTCCTGCCGTCGCTGACCCTGGGGATCCTGGGCGGCGGCTGGTACAGCAGGATGGCCCGAAGCTCCATGGTGGACGTGCTGCGCCAGGACTATATCCGGACCGCACGCGCCAAGGGGGCCGGCGGTCGCCGCATCGTCTTCGTCCACGCGCTCCGCAACGCGGTGCTGCCGCTGATCGCCATGATCGGCCTGGATATTGGCATCTTCATGAGCGGCGCCGTGGTCGTGGAGTCCGTGTTCGGCTGGCCCGGCATCGGCCAGCTGACGTGGCAGGCGATCCAGCAGGTGGACATTCCCGTGATCATGGGCGTCACGCTGACCGCCGCCGTTTTCATCGTGCTCGGCAACCTGCTGGCGGACCTGATCGCGCCGCTCGCCGATCCGCGCATCAAGCTGCGCTGA
- a CDS encoding ABC transporter substrate-binding protein, producing MRTLMLAGALASALLCGTALTQAAGAADIKNGGSMIVTYKDDVATLDPAIGYDWQNWSMIKALFDGLMDYEPGTTTLRPNLAESYEMSADGMTYTFKLRPGVKFHNGRALTAEDIKYSIERTVNPATQSPGAGFFGSIKGFEEATAGDGSLSGITVVDPRTVRIELSRPDATFLHVMAINFSFAVPKEEVEKSGADFGKQPVGTGAFKLAEWVLGQRVVFERNPDYFEQGLPHLDQITFEIGQEPTVALLRLERGEVDVLGDGIPPARFLEVRGNAKNKDLIAEGGQLHTGYVAMNVLMEPFDDVRVRRAVNMAINKDRIVRIINGRAVPATQPLPPTMPGYAKGYEGYAFDQNKAKALLAEAGFPDGFDTEILANNTDPNPRIVQAIQQDLAAVGIRAAVKTLAQANVIAAGGEPQGAPMIWSGGMAWIADFPDPSNFYGPILGCAGAVPGGWNWSWYCNKDLDAKAAAADAMVDPAKKEERTAAWRDIYLKIMEDAPWAPVFNEQRFTMHSARMGGPDAIFVDPVHIPVNYEQVYATDVQ from the coding sequence ATGCGTACCCTGATGCTTGCCGGCGCCCTCGCGTCGGCCCTGCTGTGCGGAACCGCACTCACCCAGGCAGCCGGTGCCGCCGATATCAAGAACGGCGGCTCCATGATCGTGACCTACAAGGACGATGTCGCGACGCTGGACCCGGCGATCGGCTACGACTGGCAGAACTGGTCGATGATCAAGGCACTGTTCGACGGCCTGATGGATTACGAGCCCGGCACGACGACCCTGCGGCCGAACTTGGCCGAGAGCTACGAGATGTCGGCCGACGGCATGACCTACACCTTCAAGCTCCGGCCGGGGGTCAAGTTCCACAACGGGCGGGCGCTCACCGCCGAGGACATCAAGTATTCGATCGAGCGCACCGTCAACCCCGCGACCCAGAGCCCCGGCGCCGGCTTCTTCGGATCGATCAAGGGCTTCGAGGAGGCGACGGCCGGCGACGGCAGCCTGTCCGGCATCACGGTGGTCGATCCCCGGACCGTCAGGATCGAGCTGTCGCGCCCCGACGCCACGTTCCTGCACGTGATGGCGATCAACTTCTCCTTCGCCGTCCCGAAGGAGGAGGTCGAGAAGTCCGGCGCCGATTTCGGCAAGCAGCCGGTCGGCACCGGCGCCTTCAAGCTGGCGGAGTGGGTGCTGGGCCAGCGGGTCGTGTTCGAGCGCAATCCCGACTACTTCGAACAGGGGCTGCCGCACCTGGACCAGATCACCTTCGAGATCGGGCAGGAACCGACCGTGGCCCTGCTCCGGCTGGAGCGGGGCGAGGTGGACGTGCTGGGCGACGGCATCCCGCCGGCCCGTTTCCTGGAAGTCCGCGGCAACGCGAAGAACAAGGACCTGATCGCCGAGGGCGGCCAGCTCCATACCGGCTACGTCGCCATGAACGTGTTGATGGAGCCGTTCGACGATGTCCGGGTCCGCCGGGCCGTCAACATGGCGATCAACAAGGACCGCATCGTCCGCATCATCAACGGCCGCGCCGTTCCGGCGACCCAGCCGCTGCCGCCGACCATGCCGGGCTATGCCAAGGGCTACGAGGGATACGCCTTCGACCAGAACAAGGCCAAGGCGCTGCTGGCCGAGGCCGGGTTCCCCGACGGCTTCGATACCGAGATCCTGGCCAACAACACCGATCCCAACCCGCGCATCGTCCAGGCGATCCAGCAGGACCTGGCCGCGGTCGGCATCCGGGCGGCGGTCAAGACGCTGGCCCAGGCCAACGTGATCGCGGCCGGCGGCGAGCCGCAGGGCGCCCCGATGATCTGGTCCGGCGGCATGGCCTGGATCGCGGACTTCCCCGACCCGTCCAACTTCTACGGCCCGATCCTGGGCTGCGCCGGCGCGGTGCCGGGCGGCTGGAACTGGTCCTGGTACTGCAACAAGGACCTGGACGCGAAGGCTGCCGCGGCCGACGCCATGGTCGATCCCGCGAAGAAGGAGGAGCGCACCGCCGCCTGGCGCGACATCTACCTGAAGATCATGGAGGACGCCCCCTGGGCTCCCGTGTTCAACGAGCAGCGCTTCACCATGCACAGCGCCCGCATGGGCGGCCCCGACGCGATCTTCGTCGACCCCGTCCATATCCCGGTCAATTACGAGCAAGTGTACGCAACCGATGTCCAGTAA